In Chthonomonas sp., a single genomic region encodes these proteins:
- the lon gene encoding endopeptidase La, which produces MAKTTSRSPKQAVAASTLRVAVLPVRDNVHFPAIVTTLLVGREISLRALNASTKDEGLVLVLGQREMTVDEPVAADMHRLGTLSEVMQVLPMPDGTARLVLRGLSRCRVQRLNSRSGYFVAECSPLEAIPAQGPSVEALKREAIELFQDVASLGRMVPTEALELLPVIDDAGELADNIVNQLVLKPAVKQQVLEMIAPIERIERVIKLLASERQVLQLQSDLRSKVERELGNSQREYFLREQLRAIQNELSGDTELSPEGQELKVRIEAAKMPDAVRDKASAELRRLDRAASNSPENMVIRTYLEWLCDLPWSITTEDRLDIHEASKILDRDHYGLQRVKDRILDFLAVRQLSQSLRGPILCFAGPPGVGKTSLGRSIAEALGRKFVRLSLGGVRDEAELRGHRRTYIGSMPGRLIHGIHTCGSRNPVFMLDEIDKMGMDMRGDPTSALLEVLDPEQNSGFTDHYVELPFDLSAVMFIMTANVVESIPAPLRDRMEIIHFPSYTEAEKLHIARSYLVPKKSQEHGIRGKQLTIQDDALQTIVRHYTREAGVRSLEREIATVCRKSARRLAEGAVREVTVDADNLSEFLGRSRYRYGQAGAQDEVGTATGLAFTEFGGDTLSIEVNLMPSLAEQPNLMLTGNLGQVMKESAMAAVSYIRAHPDIYGPFRHDVHIHVPEGAIPKDGPSAGVTIATALASAATGRPVRRDLAMTGEITLRGNVLPVGGVREKALAAHRAGIRDMVLPADNMADLDELPVEVRDQMCMHPVRTLAEVFELALRPKTT; this is translated from the coding sequence ATGGCCAAAACCACATCTCGCTCGCCCAAACAAGCGGTCGCCGCGTCCACCTTGCGTGTCGCAGTGTTGCCCGTCCGCGATAACGTTCACTTCCCTGCGATCGTGACCACGTTGCTCGTCGGCCGCGAGATCTCTCTCCGCGCGCTGAACGCCTCGACCAAGGACGAAGGGCTTGTGCTCGTCCTCGGTCAGCGAGAGATGACGGTGGACGAGCCGGTCGCTGCAGACATGCACCGGTTGGGAACCCTGAGCGAAGTCATGCAAGTACTGCCCATGCCCGACGGCACCGCACGCTTGGTCCTCCGCGGCCTGTCGCGTTGCCGAGTGCAGCGACTGAATTCACGTTCGGGTTATTTCGTCGCCGAATGCAGCCCACTCGAAGCGATCCCGGCCCAAGGCCCTTCGGTCGAGGCCCTCAAACGCGAGGCGATTGAGCTTTTCCAAGACGTCGCGAGTCTCGGGCGCATGGTCCCCACCGAGGCGCTGGAACTGTTGCCGGTCATCGACGATGCCGGTGAACTCGCCGACAACATCGTCAACCAGCTTGTGTTAAAGCCCGCGGTCAAACAGCAGGTGCTGGAGATGATCGCACCGATTGAGCGCATTGAGCGGGTCATCAAGCTCCTCGCCAGTGAACGACAAGTCCTCCAACTCCAGAGCGACTTGCGATCGAAGGTGGAACGAGAGCTCGGCAACTCTCAGCGCGAGTATTTCCTGCGAGAGCAGCTTCGGGCGATTCAGAACGAACTCAGCGGCGACACCGAACTGAGCCCCGAAGGCCAAGAGCTCAAGGTCCGAATCGAGGCAGCGAAGATGCCCGACGCCGTCCGGGACAAGGCCTCTGCAGAACTTCGCCGGCTGGACCGCGCCGCTTCCAACTCGCCAGAGAACATGGTCATCCGAACGTATCTGGAGTGGCTGTGCGATCTACCCTGGTCGATCACGACCGAAGACCGCCTGGACATTCACGAAGCGAGCAAGATCCTGGACCGTGATCACTATGGTCTGCAACGAGTGAAGGATCGGATTCTCGACTTTCTCGCTGTGCGCCAACTGAGCCAGTCGTTGCGCGGACCGATTCTGTGCTTCGCTGGGCCGCCCGGGGTCGGCAAGACGAGCCTGGGGCGCAGCATCGCCGAGGCGCTGGGCCGAAAGTTCGTGCGTCTGTCGCTCGGCGGAGTTCGGGACGAAGCCGAGTTGCGCGGCCATCGCAGAACCTACATCGGTTCTATGCCCGGCCGCCTCATCCACGGCATCCACACGTGCGGCAGTCGAAACCCGGTCTTCATGCTCGATGAGATCGACAAGATGGGCATGGACATGCGCGGCGACCCCACGAGCGCCCTGCTGGAAGTGCTCGATCCCGAGCAGAATTCCGGATTCACGGACCACTACGTTGAGCTTCCCTTTGACCTCAGCGCGGTGATGTTCATCATGACCGCCAACGTCGTGGAGAGCATTCCGGCCCCATTGCGCGACCGCATGGAGATCATCCACTTCCCTAGCTACACCGAGGCCGAAAAACTCCACATCGCACGGAGCTACCTGGTGCCCAAGAAGAGTCAGGAACACGGCATCCGCGGCAAGCAGTTGACAATCCAAGACGATGCACTCCAGACCATCGTTCGCCACTACACCCGTGAGGCGGGCGTGCGCTCGTTGGAGCGCGAGATCGCGACCGTCTGTCGCAAATCTGCCAGACGCCTCGCCGAGGGTGCAGTCCGGGAAGTCACTGTCGATGCGGACAACCTGAGCGAATTCCTCGGACGGTCGCGCTACCGCTACGGTCAAGCAGGGGCGCAAGACGAAGTGGGTACCGCGACGGGGCTTGCATTCACGGAGTTTGGTGGTGACACGCTCAGCATCGAAGTCAACCTAATGCCAAGCCTGGCCGAGCAACCCAACCTGATGCTCACCGGAAACTTGGGCCAAGTGATGAAGGAATCGGCAATGGCGGCGGTCAGCTACATCCGGGCGCATCCCGACATCTACGGCCCGTTCCGGCACGATGTCCACATCCACGTGCCCGAAGGAGCGATCCCAAAAGACGGCCCGAGCGCGGGCGTGACCATTGCAACCGCGCTTGCCTCGGCGGCGACCGGACGCCCAGTTCGGCGGGACCTCGCGATGACCGGCGAGATCACCCTACGCGGAAACGTACTTCCTGTCGGCGGCGTTCGGGAGAAGGCGCTTGCCGCTCACCGGGCTGGCATCCGTGATATGGTGCTACCCGCGGATAACATGGCCGATCTCGATGAACTCCCGGTGGAGGTCCGAGATCAAATGTGCATGCACCCGGTCCGGACTCTGGCCGAGGTGTTTGAACTCGCCCTGCGACCAAAGACGACCTAG
- a CDS encoding MFS transporter, giving the protein MQSAPNRLDDLKTLRMVMIDVAFATAFMTLVGGAFLVGFIKHLGGDDHIIGIVSALPSLLGLMQIPGALWGRSFASFKKFVQVGGGLWRLFYLVLIGLPLLPWPNEVRIGLILAVLALAWMSSQTVDPIYNDWLAEIIPPTSRAWFYGRRGALAALVGALVGVVGGLVIDHFEKGSQQNLGYSIVFGLGALCAFISWIFFTRMQDRVRENPQPVQFKSAMHSIALPYRDPLFRRVILFLFFFVFGQAFMGGLLVAFSIEVLKLPITVLQLCGLGHAVGQLIMARWWGFFADKYGNKPVLAILTIGIVLSPVCWFFTQPDSLLLNSLILIPGHVFSGMIWGGVGAVQLNLVIASAKPEERANYIAAGQSLIMITAGVSPILGSYVMSWLRAPMGAGSAYMAVLGITTGLRLLSILFLIPVKEYGSTSLRQTLREITRANPKRMRELRQLSTSVDIEERSIAIENVGKHRLTLALDDLLKSLHDPTPHLRRQAAQALASLGDERAAQALHHQLEDHADLVEEETIEALGVLGDSRSVELLSRYLISPRSQIRRATAHALGRIGGDAAERALAQAASQEEDFDLQRAALQALRRLNSAHGSDAIIQACLARIPSVRIAAAEAVVALGIRKATHNLVQSLKTYDDEACSELAYALACVGGEEHLPLIVQTTSECGSVITRRRCLMGISHVFGVEGPLYRLLLLDGMARDAALLEMLGPLAKSDRALRAALGHYNHGEEHAALVALTRSKTGPSLLSLVNPPIDEMFLVGALARTKFLQDHSEGNPRTGERLQ; this is encoded by the coding sequence ATGCAATCAGCCCCCAACCGTCTGGACGACCTCAAGACGCTCCGCATGGTCATGATCGACGTCGCGTTTGCGACCGCATTCATGACCCTCGTCGGCGGCGCGTTCCTGGTTGGGTTCATCAAGCACCTCGGCGGGGATGACCATATCATCGGCATCGTCAGCGCGCTCCCCTCCCTCCTTGGTCTGATGCAGATCCCAGGTGCGCTGTGGGGTCGCAGCTTCGCCTCGTTCAAGAAGTTCGTGCAGGTAGGCGGCGGACTTTGGCGGCTCTTCTACCTCGTTCTGATCGGCCTGCCGCTGCTTCCGTGGCCCAACGAGGTCCGGATTGGGCTCATCTTGGCCGTCCTCGCGCTCGCGTGGATGAGCAGCCAGACCGTCGATCCGATTTACAACGACTGGCTCGCCGAGATCATTCCGCCCACCTCGCGCGCGTGGTTCTACGGGCGTCGCGGAGCGCTCGCGGCGCTCGTCGGCGCGCTTGTCGGCGTGGTCGGCGGCCTCGTGATCGACCACTTCGAAAAGGGCTCGCAACAGAATCTCGGTTACTCGATCGTCTTCGGGCTTGGAGCGCTTTGCGCGTTCATCAGTTGGATCTTCTTCACGCGGATGCAGGACCGAGTGCGTGAAAATCCTCAGCCCGTGCAGTTCAAATCGGCGATGCACAGCATCGCATTGCCTTACCGCGACCCGCTCTTCCGCCGGGTCATCCTCTTCCTGTTCTTCTTCGTCTTTGGGCAGGCGTTCATGGGTGGACTGCTCGTTGCCTTCAGCATCGAAGTCCTAAAACTCCCGATCACGGTGCTCCAGTTGTGCGGGCTTGGGCACGCCGTAGGCCAACTCATCATGGCGCGCTGGTGGGGGTTCTTCGCCGACAAATACGGCAACAAGCCGGTGCTCGCGATCTTGACCATCGGCATCGTCTTGTCGCCCGTGTGCTGGTTCTTTACGCAGCCCGACAGTCTGCTGCTGAATAGTCTCATCCTCATCCCGGGTCACGTTTTCAGCGGCATGATTTGGGGTGGCGTCGGCGCGGTCCAGCTCAACCTCGTGATCGCCTCGGCGAAGCCAGAGGAGCGGGCGAACTATATTGCGGCGGGCCAGAGCCTGATCATGATCACGGCGGGCGTCTCGCCGATCCTGGGCAGCTACGTGATGAGTTGGTTGCGCGCGCCCATGGGAGCAGGCAGCGCCTACATGGCCGTGCTGGGGATTACCACCGGACTGCGATTGCTCTCGATCTTGTTCTTGATCCCAGTCAAGGAGTACGGATCGACCTCGCTGCGCCAAACACTTCGCGAAATCACCCGCGCCAACCCGAAACGGATGCGCGAACTCCGGCAGCTTTCGACCAGCGTGGACATCGAAGAGCGGTCCATTGCCATCGAGAACGTCGGCAAGCACCGGCTGACCTTGGCACTCGACGACCTGTTGAAGTCTCTCCACGACCCGACCCCGCACTTGCGTCGGCAAGCGGCCCAGGCACTCGCATCGCTGGGTGATGAGCGTGCCGCACAGGCGTTGCACCATCAACTCGAAGACCACGCCGACCTTGTCGAAGAAGAGACGATCGAAGCGTTGGGAGTGTTGGGTGATTCCCGGAGCGTCGAGTTGCTCTCGCGATATCTGATTTCACCACGATCTCAGATCCGCCGCGCCACCGCACACGCACTGGGACGCATCGGCGGCGACGCGGCCGAACGTGCCCTGGCACAGGCAGCCAGCCAAGAAGAAGACTTCGACCTACAGCGCGCAGCTCTGCAAGCGCTTCGCCGGTTGAACTCCGCGCACGGGAGTGACGCGATCATCCAGGCGTGTCTCGCGCGAATTCCCAGCGTGCGCATCGCCGCCGCCGAAGCCGTCGTGGCCCTCGGGATTCGCAAGGCGACCCACAACCTGGTGCAGTCGCTCAAGACCTATGACGACGAAGCGTGCAGCGAACTTGCCTACGCCCTCGCATGCGTGGGTGGCGAGGAACATCTTCCCCTCATTGTGCAGACCACTTCCGAATGCGGTTCGGTCATCACCCGGCGGCGCTGCCTCATGGGGATCAGTCACGTGTTTGGAGTCGAGGGACCCCTCTACCGACTCCTCCTGCTCGATGGAATGGCCCGGGACGCCGCACTTCTCGAAATGCTCGGTCCGTTGGCCAAATCCGACCGCGCGCTGAGAGCCGCGCTGGGGCACTACAACCACGGAGAGGAGCATGCAGCTCTGGTGGCCCTCACCCGTAGCAAGACCGGACCTTCGTTGCTGAGCCTGGTCAACCCGCCAATCGACGAGATGTTCCTCGTCGGTGCGCTCGCTCGCACAAAGTTCTTACAAGACCACTCTGAAGGTAACCCGCGAACCGGCGAACGCCTACAATAG
- a CDS encoding threonine synthase: MHWSGVVAHYRSRLTVEGEPVTLLEGNTPLVPVPRVAEWACPGAELFIKYEGLNPTGSFKDRGMTAAMTQAKHDGAETVICASTGNTAASAAAYAARAGMKCIVLVPDGKIAMGKLAGSMAYGAQVVQIRGSFDDGLRMVRDVSERTPIALVNSVNPARLQGQKTAAFEIVDALGNAPDWLCLPVGNAGNISSYWLGFREALADGHAASAPRLLGGQAAGSAPLLANAAVDEPETLATAIRIGHPARWCQALWALRESAGQIWSVTDDEILATYHCLAAADGIFCEPSSAAGVAALRKSLQHGKIEVEGRRIVCVLTGHGLKDPDSALRDAKLPQAIEPTLDALMNVIE; this comes from the coding sequence ATGCACTGGTCCGGCGTTGTCGCGCATTACCGATCTCGGCTCACGGTTGAAGGGGAGCCCGTCACTCTGCTGGAGGGCAATACCCCGCTCGTACCGGTTCCACGGGTCGCGGAATGGGCCTGCCCCGGAGCGGAACTCTTCATCAAGTACGAAGGGCTGAATCCCACCGGGTCGTTCAAGGATCGCGGCATGACCGCCGCTATGACCCAGGCGAAGCACGACGGCGCAGAGACCGTCATCTGCGCGAGCACCGGGAACACCGCCGCCAGCGCCGCTGCCTACGCGGCTCGAGCGGGCATGAAGTGCATCGTTCTCGTTCCCGATGGCAAGATCGCGATGGGAAAGCTCGCGGGTTCGATGGCCTACGGCGCGCAAGTGGTGCAGATTCGTGGTTCGTTTGACGATGGCCTGCGCATGGTGCGCGACGTCAGTGAGCGGACGCCGATCGCGCTCGTCAACTCCGTCAATCCCGCGCGGCTCCAGGGGCAGAAGACCGCGGCATTTGAGATCGTGGATGCGCTCGGAAACGCTCCCGATTGGCTTTGTTTGCCGGTCGGCAACGCGGGCAACATCAGCAGCTACTGGCTTGGATTTCGCGAGGCGCTCGCCGATGGCCATGCGGCGTCGGCACCCCGACTCTTGGGCGGCCAAGCGGCCGGATCTGCGCCTCTGCTGGCAAACGCGGCAGTGGACGAGCCGGAAACGCTGGCGACCGCCATCCGGATCGGCCACCCAGCGCGCTGGTGCCAGGCACTGTGGGCACTCCGCGAATCGGCGGGCCAGATCTGGTCCGTCACCGACGACGAGATCCTTGCGACGTACCATTGTCTCGCAGCGGCGGACGGCATCTTCTGCGAGCCATCGTCCGCGGCAGGCGTCGCGGCCCTGAGGAAATCGCTTCAGCACGGCAAAATCGAAGTCGAGGGGCGGCGCATCGTTTGCGTCCTCACTGGGCACGGGTTGAAAGACCCCGACTCGGCCCTCCGCGACGCCAAACTCCCGCAAGCCATCGAACCGACGTTGGATGCGCTCATGAACGTGATCGAATGA
- the thrB gene encoding homoserine kinase, whose amino-acid sequence MIQVRIPATTANLGPGFDCMGLALDLWNTFSLHLSGAPGSVRVETVGEGATTLPTDATHLVARTMIDETWPGMLPTDTGILIRCHNDVPAGSGMGSSSTAVLAGLIFASALAAHALHRGDAQKVLETVQSTENMQRVLERAIKLEGHGDNVAPALLGGLILVVPNGSAVVRRVEFSPLKVVVCVPDYKFLTVDARAALPTQYSKADAVFNIGHAVLVLEALRTGDNALLALGVADRIHEPYRIPLIPGATEVRNAALQAGAIACVLSGAGPGLLAFSADRHAEIGQAMQSAFAAHGMRARSWVLSAVERGTEIHPAPTM is encoded by the coding sequence ATGATACAAGTCCGAATCCCCGCAACCACCGCTAACCTCGGACCTGGCTTCGACTGCATGGGCTTGGCGCTCGACCTTTGGAACACCTTCTCGTTGCACCTGTCAGGCGCGCCGGGATCGGTGCGCGTAGAGACCGTCGGCGAAGGCGCGACCACCCTTCCCACTGACGCGACGCACCTGGTCGCGCGGACCATGATCGACGAAACTTGGCCGGGCATGCTTCCGACCGATACCGGCATTCTCATTCGCTGCCACAACGACGTACCTGCCGGAAGCGGTATGGGCTCGAGTTCGACCGCCGTCCTTGCGGGTCTCATTTTTGCCAGCGCGCTCGCCGCGCATGCGCTCCACCGCGGAGATGCCCAGAAGGTGCTCGAAACCGTGCAGAGCACGGAGAACATGCAGCGCGTGCTCGAACGGGCCATCAAGCTTGAGGGCCATGGCGACAACGTCGCTCCTGCACTGCTCGGGGGACTCATTTTGGTCGTGCCAAACGGCTCGGCCGTCGTGCGCCGGGTTGAGTTCTCGCCGCTCAAGGTCGTGGTCTGCGTGCCCGACTACAAGTTCCTCACCGTCGATGCCCGTGCCGCGCTACCAACGCAGTACTCCAAGGCCGATGCCGTCTTCAACATCGGTCACGCGGTGCTGGTGCTCGAAGCGCTCCGCACCGGCGACAATGCCCTGCTCGCCCTCGGCGTCGCCGATCGTATCCACGAGCCCTACCGAATCCCGCTCATTCCCGGGGCGACCGAGGTGCGCAACGCGGCGCTTCAGGCAGGCGCAATCGCGTGTGTCCTCAGCGGCGCGGGCCCAGGACTGCTCGCGTTCAGCGCAGACCGTCACGCCGAGATCGGCCAGGCCATGCAGTCGGCTTTCGCCGCGCACGGAATGCGCGCCCGAAGCTGGGTACTGAGTGCAGTCGAGCGGGGCACCGAGATCCATCCGGCTCCAACCATGTAA
- a CDS encoding sulfite exporter TauE/SafE family protein, whose protein sequence is MPALTAHDPLGLALLVVAGAVASGINSIAGGGSLISFPMLVGLGVPELRANATNAVALWPGSLTGALGFREHLHKTRDHLPDLILPALLGSAAGAAILLATPERLFRQAVPVLILFATLLLAYQPQIRALGKRRDFRISKLGGAACQFLISLYGGYFGAGMGILMLAYLGLMLDDDLHALNALKGWLGLIINFVASIVFIAKGLVLWEPLAAMLCGSLIGGYAAARVAVRVDPDRLRKGIVVLGFVMVAWFTYKVIL, encoded by the coding sequence ATGCCTGCGCTCACCGCCCACGATCCCCTCGGACTTGCCCTGCTCGTTGTGGCAGGAGCTGTCGCAAGCGGCATCAATTCCATTGCAGGGGGCGGCTCGCTCATCTCGTTCCCGATGCTCGTCGGCCTCGGGGTTCCCGAACTCCGTGCCAATGCGACCAACGCGGTCGCCCTTTGGCCAGGTTCGCTCACGGGCGCGTTGGGGTTTCGAGAGCACCTTCACAAGACACGGGACCACTTGCCGGATCTGATATTGCCAGCCCTGCTCGGCTCTGCTGCGGGGGCGGCCATCCTGCTTGCCACGCCCGAAAGGCTCTTTCGTCAAGCGGTTCCCGTGCTCATCCTTTTCGCGACGCTCCTGCTTGCCTATCAGCCGCAGATCCGGGCACTTGGCAAACGGCGCGATTTCAGGATCAGCAAGCTCGGTGGGGCGGCGTGCCAATTTCTCATCAGCCTTTACGGCGGGTACTTCGGTGCGGGGATGGGGATCCTCATGCTCGCGTACCTTGGGCTGATGCTCGACGACGACTTACACGCGCTTAACGCGCTCAAAGGCTGGCTCGGACTTATCATCAACTTCGTCGCGTCCATAGTCTTCATTGCTAAAGGGCTCGTCCTGTGGGAGCCGCTGGCGGCCATGCTCTGCGGATCGCTCATCGGAGGTTACGCCGCGGCACGCGTAGCGGTGCGGGTCGATCCGGATCGACTGCGAAAGGGAATTGTGGTTCTGGGGTTTGTGATGGTCGCATGGTTCACGTACAAGGTGATCTTGTGA
- a CDS encoding nucleotidyltransferase family protein — MRWGVVIAAGGTAPTDLAMEIGTPHKALARFRGRTSLAWTLDAVRDYRTAVVGPEVIQAEVTHGRWVMERTNAIENCEAGIDVLDDVDAILMLPADSPLITAGDLRFFIEAVDRCELAGAWGAVGLASYDAFRNEFPDAPATPTRLAEGRVLAGALYAASHEGFALGRDLAAGVRHSRKEVAKIALKFGLLNLIRLKAGWLRLHNIERAMLRATGVHARAIVGCHPNTVMDFDTVDEYRAVRACFSAAPAGDRSDH, encoded by the coding sequence GTGAGATGGGGAGTTGTGATCGCAGCGGGCGGCACCGCGCCCACCGATCTCGCGATGGAGATTGGAACGCCGCACAAAGCCTTAGCCAGGTTTCGCGGTCGCACTTCCCTGGCTTGGACCCTCGACGCTGTTCGCGATTATCGAACCGCCGTCGTGGGACCCGAGGTGATCCAAGCCGAAGTGACGCACGGTCGCTGGGTGATGGAGCGTACGAACGCCATCGAAAACTGCGAGGCGGGTATCGATGTGCTCGACGATGTCGATGCGATCCTCATGCTCCCCGCTGATTCGCCTCTGATAACGGCGGGCGACTTGCGGTTTTTCATCGAAGCGGTGGATCGTTGCGAACTCGCGGGAGCCTGGGGCGCGGTCGGGCTGGCCTCGTACGACGCGTTTCGCAACGAGTTTCCCGATGCCCCGGCGACGCCGACTCGCTTGGCGGAGGGACGCGTGCTGGCGGGAGCACTCTACGCCGCCTCACACGAGGGTTTCGCGCTGGGCCGAGACCTCGCGGCGGGCGTCCGGCATAGCCGCAAAGAAGTGGCCAAGATTGCGCTCAAGTTTGGGCTGCTGAACTTGATCCGGCTCAAAGCAGGCTGGTTGAGATTGCACAACATCGAACGCGCGATGCTCCGCGCGACCGGTGTCCACGCCCGCGCGATCGTCGGGTGTCATCCGAATACGGTGATGGACTTCGACACCGTCGACGAGTACCGAGCCGTCCGGGCGTGCTTTAGCGCGGCACCAGCTGGCGATCGATCAGACCACTGA
- a CDS encoding MoxR family ATPase, with product MTAQVGKAVVGQSAIIEQILVAILANGHVLLEGVPGIAKTLTVRALSKALALDYSRIQFTPDLMPSDVVGTNVFNSRTSDFELRRGPVFTNVLLADEINRTPPKTQSALLEAMEERQVTIDGVRYALPDPFLVFATQNPIEFEGTYPLPEAQQDRFLMKVLLSYPSPEVEIEVYRRTHNGFRAQNLEDLDIQQVVDSAGLAELRKEVAAVRMEDRIFQYIQEVVASTRSSNDILVGASPRAGIAMVACGKALAALRGRSYVIPDDIKDNIMPILRHRVLLRPETEIEGLTPDRVLSGLIDRQLVPR from the coding sequence GTGACTGCGCAGGTTGGCAAGGCGGTCGTGGGGCAGTCGGCCATCATCGAGCAGATCCTTGTCGCCATTCTCGCGAACGGCCACGTACTGCTCGAGGGCGTTCCTGGCATCGCGAAGACTCTTACGGTACGCGCGCTCTCTAAGGCCCTCGCCTTGGACTATTCTCGAATCCAGTTCACCCCGGACCTGATGCCGAGCGACGTGGTGGGGACGAACGTCTTCAACTCGCGCACCAGCGACTTTGAGTTGCGTCGCGGGCCGGTGTTCACCAACGTCTTGCTTGCGGACGAAATCAACCGCACTCCACCGAAAACTCAGTCGGCGCTACTGGAGGCCATGGAAGAGCGGCAAGTGACCATCGATGGCGTGCGATACGCGCTGCCCGATCCGTTCCTCGTGTTTGCGACCCAGAACCCAATCGAGTTCGAGGGGACCTATCCGTTGCCCGAGGCGCAGCAAGATCGCTTCCTGATGAAGGTGCTGCTAAGCTATCCGTCCCCGGAAGTGGAGATCGAGGTGTATCGCCGAACGCACAACGGGTTCCGCGCTCAAAACCTGGAGGATTTGGACATCCAGCAGGTTGTCGACTCGGCAGGATTGGCCGAACTGCGTAAGGAAGTGGCCGCTGTCCGGATGGAGGATCGGATTTTCCAGTACATCCAAGAGGTGGTCGCCTCGACCCGCTCTTCGAATGACATCTTAGTGGGTGCCTCGCCGCGTGCAGGTATCGCGATGGTCGCTTGTGGCAAGGCGCTGGCCGCGCTGCGCGGCCGTAGCTACGTCATCCCTGATGACATCAAGGACAACATCATGCCCATCCTGCGGCATCGTGTCTTGCTACGCCCCGAGACGGAGATCGAGGGCCTGACCCCCGACCGAGTGCTCAGTGGTCTGATCGATCGCCAGCTGGTGCCGCGCTAA
- a CDS encoding ABC transporter ATP-binding protein, whose product MLQVNNLVKDYRKFRAVDQLSFTVQPGEIVGLLGPNGAGKTSALRCIAGILRPTSGEILINGFEVIRDHRKAKQSLSFVPELPSLYELLTVDEHLKFIAMCYNTLDVYQQHGDKLLERYSLLEKKKELVATLSKGMRQKLSVACAMVHKANVLIFDEPIIGVDPQGVAEIKRDLLAAKEAGCAILVSTHVLDSAEKLCDRVVILNRGKKLTEGTVRELRSMSHMEGADLEQMFLHLTKEDSDASADLP is encoded by the coding sequence ATGCTCCAGGTCAACAATCTCGTCAAAGACTATCGCAAGTTTCGCGCAGTCGACCAACTGTCCTTCACCGTCCAGCCGGGTGAGATCGTCGGGCTTCTTGGCCCGAACGGCGCGGGTAAGACCTCCGCTCTGCGGTGCATCGCCGGGATTCTGCGCCCAACTAGCGGCGAGATCCTTATCAACGGCTTCGAAGTCATCCGTGATCACCGCAAGGCGAAACAATCGCTTTCATTTGTCCCGGAACTCCCCTCGCTTTACGAACTCCTCACGGTTGATGAACACCTGAAGTTCATCGCCATGTGTTACAACACGCTGGACGTCTATCAGCAGCACGGCGACAAGCTCCTGGAGCGATATTCGCTCCTAGAAAAGAAGAAGGAACTGGTCGCCACGCTCTCGAAGGGTATGCGTCAGAAGCTCAGCGTCGCCTGTGCGATGGTCCACAAAGCCAACGTCCTAATCTTTGACGAGCCGATCATTGGAGTCGACCCTCAGGGGGTCGCAGAAATCAAGCGTGACCTTCTTGCGGCGAAGGAGGCTGGCTGCGCCATCCTCGTCTCGACTCACGTCCTCGACTCCGCCGAAAAACTCTGCGACCGGGTCGTGATCCTCAACCGCGGTAAGAAGCTCACCGAAGGAACGGTGAGAGAGTTGCGGTCCATGAGCCATATGGAGGGCGCCGACCTCGAGCAGATGTTCTTGCACCTCACGAAGGAGGACTCCGATGCAAGCGCTGATCTTCCTTAA